The following coding sequences are from one Candidatus Binataceae bacterium window:
- a CDS encoding pyridoxal-dependent decarboxylase, which yields MDEAKFAAALGRACAWVARYFEHTRDYPVLSRVRPGEVAAMLPAAMPEEGEDFDALLDDFERVVLPGITHWNHPRFFAYFAITGSEPAVLAELLAAALNVNGMLWRTSPAATEIEEVALGWLRDALGLPRNFFGVVYDTASVSGLHALAAAREALDLDVRNAGIAGRELPRLRVYCTDQTHSHIEKDAILLGVGRDNVVKVATDRAFRMDPAVLDRALVEDRTRGFLPMAVVATVGTTSTTSVDPVPAIAAVCRTHRVWMHVDAAYAGPAAIVPELRWLLDGTAGADSVVVNPHKWMFVPIDLSVLYTPHEALLRRAFSLVPAYLETPESDVRNYMDYGVQLGRRFRGLKLWFVLRAYGRRRIVEHLRNHVAWTQELAQWIEAAGDFELLAPHPLSVVCFRHLPERLKGDGDAALDEHNQRVVEEINRSGFAYLSTTRLGGRLAIRFAIGNARTTREDVRETWALVLRTARAVV from the coding sequence ATGGACGAAGCCAAATTTGCCGCTGCTCTCGGGCGTGCCTGTGCCTGGGTGGCTCGCTACTTCGAGCATACGCGCGACTATCCGGTGCTCTCGCGGGTCCGCCCGGGCGAGGTCGCCGCGATGCTGCCGGCCGCGATGCCCGAGGAGGGCGAGGATTTCGACGCCCTGCTCGACGACTTCGAGCGCGTAGTCCTGCCCGGTATCACGCACTGGAACCATCCGCGCTTCTTCGCCTACTTTGCGATCACCGGCTCTGAGCCGGCGGTGTTGGCCGAACTGCTGGCGGCGGCGCTCAACGTCAACGGGATGCTGTGGCGGACGTCGCCGGCGGCGACCGAGATCGAAGAGGTCGCACTCGGATGGCTGCGCGACGCGCTTGGCCTGCCGCGCAACTTCTTCGGCGTCGTCTATGACACCGCCAGCGTTTCAGGCCTGCATGCGCTTGCCGCCGCTCGGGAGGCTCTCGACCTCGACGTACGCAACGCCGGCATCGCCGGGCGCGAGCTGCCGCGGCTGCGCGTCTACTGCACCGACCAGACCCATTCGCACATCGAGAAGGACGCGATCCTGCTCGGCGTCGGACGTGACAATGTAGTCAAGGTCGCAACCGATAGGGCTTTCAGGATGGATCCGGCGGTGCTCGACCGCGCGCTGGTCGAAGACCGCACGCGCGGATTTCTGCCGATGGCGGTTGTGGCGACGGTCGGCACGACCTCGACCACCTCGGTCGATCCGGTTCCGGCGATCGCAGCGGTCTGCCGCACGCATCGCGTATGGATGCACGTGGACGCCGCCTATGCCGGCCCGGCGGCAATTGTGCCGGAGCTGCGATGGCTGCTGGACGGCACGGCGGGGGCCGATTCGGTGGTCGTCAATCCGCACAAGTGGATGTTCGTGCCGATCGATCTGTCGGTGCTTTACACGCCCCACGAGGCCTTGCTGCGCCGCGCTTTCAGCCTCGTCCCCGCCTACCTCGAGACGCCCGAGAGCGATGTGCGCAATTACATGGACTACGGAGTTCAGCTCGGCCGGCGCTTTCGCGGGCTGAAACTATGGTTCGTGCTGCGCGCCTACGGCAGACGCCGTATCGTCGAGCATCTGCGCAACCACGTCGCGTGGACGCAGGAGCTGGCGCAATGGATCGAGGCGGCGGGCGATTTCGAGCTACTCGCGCCGCATCCGCTCTCGGTGGTCTGCTTCCGCCACCTGCCGGAACGATTGAAGGGCGACGGCGACGCCGCGCTTGACGAGCACAATCAGCGGGTGGTCGAAGAGATCAACCGCAGCGGCTTCGCCTATCTCTCGACCACGCGGCTCGGCGGGCGGCTCGCGATCCGGTTCGCGATCGGCAACGCGCGCACCACGCGCGAGGATGTGCGCGAGACCTGGGCGCTCGTGCTGCGCACCGCCCGCGCCGTCGTTTGA